A region from the Gemmatimonadaceae bacterium genome encodes:
- the rplJ gene encoding 50S ribosomal protein L10 produces MKRNEKERLVAELKDKLEGATALYYTDFTGLNVKKMTDLRRRFSKAGVEYVVIKNTLALRAVNESGLTGERLRGPTGIVVGKDAVAAAKVLADFAREFEQKPEIKGGMLDGKSIDTAQVKKLASLPSREQMLAELGAGMQSPIASLIGAMNGLMGMFAGALEALRTQREGA; encoded by the coding sequence ATGAAGAGAAACGAGAAGGAACGCCTCGTCGCCGAGCTGAAGGACAAGCTCGAGGGCGCGACCGCGCTCTATTACACGGACTTCACGGGTCTCAACGTGAAGAAGATGACGGACCTGCGCCGGCGCTTCAGCAAGGCGGGCGTCGAGTACGTCGTCATCAAGAACACCCTCGCGCTGCGGGCGGTGAACGAGAGCGGTCTCACCGGCGAGCGCCTGCGCGGGCCGACGGGGATCGTCGTGGGGAAGGACGCGGTCGCGGCCGCGAAAGTCCTGGCCGATTTCGCCAGGGAGTTCGAGCAGAAGCCCGAGATCAAGGGCGGTATGCTCGACGGCAAGTCGATCGACACCGCGCAGGTCAAGAAGCTGGCGTCGCTGCCGTCACGCGAGCAGATGCTGGCCGAGCTCGGCGCGGGAATGCAGTCGCCGATCGCGTCGCTCATCGGCGCGATGAACGGTTTGATGGGAATGTTTGCGGGAGCGCTCGAAGCGCTCAGAACTCAGCGCGAAGGCGCATAA
- the rplL gene encoding 50S ribosomal protein L7/L12 produces the protein MSKDEILDAIGNMSVFELAELVEAFKTKFNVTIAAVPVGGAPAAGGGGAAAAPAAEEQTEFTVTLKEAGAKKIQVIKVVRELTGLGLKEAKDLVDGAPQAVKTAVSKDEAATVKAKLEEQGATVEVK, from the coding sequence ATGAGCAAGGACGAGATCCTCGACGCGATCGGCAACATGTCGGTATTCGAGCTCGCCGAGCTGGTCGAAGCATTCAAGACGAAGTTCAACGTGACGATCGCCGCGGTTCCGGTCGGTGGCGCGCCCGCCGCGGGTGGCGGTGGCGCAGCGGCCGCTCCGGCCGCCGAAGAGCAGACCGAGTTCACGGTCACGCTCAAGGAAGCCGGCGCCAAGAAGATCCAGGTCATCAAGGTCGTGCGCGAGCTGACCGGCCTGGGCCTCAAGGAAGCCAAGGATCTCGTCGACGGCGCGCCGCAGGCTGTGAAGACCGCCGTGTCGAAGGACGAGGCCGCCACGGTCAAAGCGAAGCTGGAAGAGCAGGGCGCGACGGTAGAGGTCAAGTAA
- the rpoB gene encoding DNA-directed RNA polymerase subunit beta, with protein sequence MPELSKQISFAKLEQGMHMPHLLDIQTRAFESLLQLDAVSLEREDIGLERVFKDLFPISDVHENFSLEFKSYTLGEPKYTVGECIERDMTYSAPLKATLQLVVFETTEAGTKRPKNIIEKEVYLGELPLLTPLGTFVINGAERVIVSQLHRSPGVVFEESTHPNGQRLISARIIPFRGSWVEFTVDIHDVIYVHIDKKKKFPATALLRAFGYGTNSDILRLFFGVRELDLSKKRESRVDVREVLGAIVAEDITLAGEAATPDAPKLKTKKAREAKARAEAELLVKEGDELTEEVWNRLIRLNIRKIKVFASYTIIDLRDEQDAIERGERPVRRDLALDAVDAASGEVIADAGTTLTDAAIRRIRKAGINKVYVFVVSGRAESTLIKNTLAKDPTQHEEMALKQIYSLLRPGDAPNKETARDALNRLFFSPKRYDLGRVGRYKINQRLGLNRPANETVLTKEDFIAILRYLVELHEGRGYVDDIDHLGNRRIRSVGELIANQFSVGLSRMARLVKERMSINTDPEKISLDDLVNARTVSAVIQAFFGSSQLSQFMDQTNPLAELTHKRRLSALGPGGLTRERAGFEVRDVHYSQYGRMCPIETPEGPNIGLITSLACYAQVNDLGFVETPYRVVRNGKVTNDIQWLDANREENVTIAQANARLNPDGTFVDELVLCRQRGDVPLVAPDRIDYMDVAPEQLVSIAAALIPFLEHDDANRALMGSNMQRQAVPLLNPQTPVVGTGLEEKVARDSGAIVFARRAGVVSSVTADEIVVDAAAGSSAPRKKGDAQPLARLTQHDRYRLKKYWRTNQDTAINQRPLVAVGQKVKEGEVLADGAATEMGQLALGANVTVAFMPWYGHNFEDAIVLSERLVKEDVYSSIHIQELELHVRDTKRGQEEITREIPNVAEESLTDLDDRGIVRIGAHVKPGDILVGKITPKGETELSPEEKLLTAIFGEKAKDVKDSSLKVPPGMEGVVIDVKIFSRIEDQVVEKDRGERIGEIRRLEGEEKIRVNDARDAELAELLEGQTVVLALKSGTVEEAIPAGTKLTGEILRDLKFSSLDVKTFRVQDKSTQEQVRRIIDLANDEKAKIEEKAEERIDRVLQPDELPPGVIQLVKVYLAEKRKISVGDKMAGRHGNKGIVARIVPEEDMPFLPDGRPVDIVLNPLGVPSRMNVGQILETHLGWAAKICGFYAKTPVFQGTTEREIGILLKLAGVTWARDALQLETPAPVVTDVEVRAILADVRVDVDVGHGSRAGLMVEATLNDLAKRGVSTTTRDVYKRIRDFLAGAARELAARDFNELDNQITYHTAAADDEDLSDALKGQFKPALKHIERDRSVDETELLARQELPALGAMFGAKGDVDVNAATLELLRLAGLTPGGKVWLRDGRSGETFSSPVTVGEIYILKLSHLVDDKIHARSIGPYSLVTQQPLAGKAQFGGQRFGEMEVWALEAYGAAHTLQEILTVKSDDVNGRSRVYEAIVKGQNLPEPGTPESFNVLVQELKALGIHVRMDTHVNNGRGFGNASGNGSEG encoded by the coding sequence ATGCCTGAACTGTCCAAGCAGATTTCCTTCGCGAAGCTGGAGCAGGGGATGCACATGCCCCATCTCCTCGACATCCAGACCCGGGCGTTCGAGTCGCTCCTGCAGCTCGACGCGGTGTCGCTGGAGCGCGAGGACATCGGCCTCGAGCGGGTCTTCAAGGACCTGTTCCCGATCTCCGACGTCCACGAGAACTTCTCCCTCGAGTTCAAGAGCTACACGCTCGGCGAGCCGAAGTACACGGTCGGCGAGTGCATCGAGCGCGACATGACCTACTCGGCGCCGCTCAAGGCGACGCTCCAGCTGGTCGTGTTCGAGACGACCGAGGCGGGCACCAAGCGCCCCAAGAACATCATCGAGAAGGAGGTCTACCTCGGTGAGCTGCCGCTGCTCACGCCGCTGGGAACCTTCGTCATCAACGGCGCCGAGCGCGTCATCGTCAGCCAGCTGCACCGGTCGCCGGGCGTTGTGTTCGAGGAGTCCACCCACCCGAACGGCCAGCGCCTGATCTCCGCGCGCATCATCCCGTTCCGCGGATCGTGGGTCGAGTTCACCGTGGACATCCACGACGTGATCTACGTCCACATCGACAAGAAGAAGAAGTTCCCGGCCACCGCGCTCCTGCGCGCGTTCGGCTACGGCACCAACTCCGACATCCTGCGCCTGTTCTTCGGCGTGCGCGAGCTCGACCTGTCCAAGAAGCGCGAGTCGCGCGTGGACGTGCGCGAGGTGCTTGGCGCGATCGTCGCCGAGGACATCACGCTTGCCGGCGAGGCCGCGACACCCGATGCGCCCAAGCTCAAGACCAAGAAGGCGCGCGAGGCCAAGGCCCGCGCCGAGGCGGAGCTGCTCGTCAAGGAAGGCGACGAGCTGACGGAGGAGGTGTGGAACCGCCTCATCCGCCTGAACATCAGGAAGATCAAGGTGTTCGCCTCGTACACGATCATCGACCTGCGCGACGAGCAGGACGCGATCGAGCGCGGCGAGCGCCCCGTACGCCGCGACCTCGCGCTCGACGCGGTGGACGCAGCGAGCGGCGAAGTCATCGCCGACGCCGGCACCACGCTCACCGATGCGGCGATCCGCCGCATCCGCAAGGCCGGCATCAACAAGGTGTACGTGTTCGTCGTGTCGGGCCGCGCCGAGTCCACGCTGATCAAGAACACGCTCGCCAAGGATCCGACGCAGCACGAGGAGATGGCGCTGAAGCAGATCTACTCGCTGCTCCGCCCGGGGGACGCTCCCAACAAGGAGACGGCGCGCGACGCGCTCAACCGGCTGTTCTTCTCGCCGAAGCGGTACGACCTCGGCCGCGTCGGCCGGTACAAGATCAATCAGCGGCTCGGCCTCAACCGCCCGGCCAACGAGACGGTGCTGACCAAGGAAGATTTCATCGCGATCCTGCGCTACCTCGTCGAGCTGCATGAGGGCCGCGGGTACGTGGACGACATCGACCACCTCGGCAACCGCCGCATCCGCTCGGTCGGCGAGCTCATCGCCAACCAGTTCTCGGTCGGGCTCTCCCGCATGGCGCGCCTGGTCAAGGAGCGGATGTCCATCAACACGGACCCGGAGAAGATCTCGCTCGACGATCTCGTCAACGCCCGCACCGTCTCGGCGGTCATCCAGGCGTTCTTCGGCTCGTCGCAGCTGTCGCAGTTCATGGACCAGACGAACCCGCTGGCCGAGCTGACGCACAAGCGCCGGCTGTCGGCGCTCGGACCGGGCGGCCTCACGCGCGAGCGCGCCGGCTTCGAGGTGCGCGACGTGCACTACTCGCAGTACGGCCGCATGTGCCCGATCGAGACGCCGGAAGGACCGAACATCGGTCTGATCACGTCGCTCGCGTGCTACGCGCAGGTCAACGACCTCGGCTTTGTCGAGACGCCGTACCGCGTCGTGCGCAACGGCAAGGTCACCAACGACATCCAGTGGCTCGACGCGAACCGTGAAGAGAACGTCACGATCGCGCAGGCCAATGCGCGGCTGAACCCTGACGGAACGTTCGTGGACGAGCTGGTGCTCTGCCGCCAGCGCGGCGACGTGCCGCTCGTGGCGCCGGACCGCATCGATTACATGGACGTGGCGCCGGAGCAGCTCGTCTCCATCGCCGCGGCGCTGATTCCGTTCCTCGAGCACGACGACGCCAACCGCGCGCTGATGGGCTCGAACATGCAGCGGCAGGCGGTCCCGCTGTTGAATCCGCAGACGCCGGTCGTCGGCACGGGGCTGGAGGAGAAGGTCGCGCGCGATTCCGGCGCGATCGTGTTCGCTCGCCGCGCGGGCGTCGTGTCGAGCGTCACCGCCGACGAGATCGTCGTCGACGCGGCGGCCGGCTCCAGCGCTCCCCGCAAGAAGGGTGATGCGCAGCCGCTCGCGCGCCTCACGCAGCACGACCGCTACCGGCTCAAGAAGTACTGGAGAACCAACCAGGACACCGCCATCAACCAGCGGCCGCTCGTGGCCGTGGGTCAGAAGGTCAAGGAAGGCGAAGTGCTGGCCGACGGCGCGGCGACCGAGATGGGTCAGCTCGCGCTGGGCGCGAACGTGACGGTGGCGTTCATGCCGTGGTACGGGCACAACTTCGAGGACGCGATCGTTCTCTCCGAGCGCCTGGTCAAGGAAGACGTGTACTCGTCCATCCACATCCAGGAGCTGGAGCTGCACGTCCGCGACACCAAGCGCGGGCAGGAAGAGATCACGCGCGAGATTCCGAACGTGGCCGAGGAGTCGCTCACGGATCTCGACGACCGCGGCATCGTCCGCATCGGCGCGCACGTCAAGCCGGGCGACATCCTCGTCGGCAAGATCACGCCGAAGGGCGAGACGGAGCTGTCCCCCGAGGAGAAGCTGCTCACGGCCATCTTCGGCGAGAAGGCGAAGGACGTTAAGGACTCGTCGCTCAAGGTCCCGCCGGGAATGGAAGGCGTCGTCATCGACGTCAAGATTTTCTCGCGCATCGAGGACCAGGTGGTCGAGAAGGACCGCGGCGAGCGGATCGGCGAGATCCGCCGGCTCGAGGGCGAGGAGAAGATCCGCGTCAACGACGCGCGCGACGCCGAGCTGGCGGAGCTGCTCGAGGGCCAGACGGTCGTGCTCGCGCTCAAGAGCGGCACGGTGGAGGAAGCGATCCCCGCCGGCACCAAGCTGACCGGAGAGATTCTGCGCGACCTCAAGTTCTCCTCGCTGGACGTGAAGACGTTCCGCGTGCAGGACAAGAGCACGCAGGAGCAGGTACGCCGCATCATCGACCTCGCCAACGACGAAAAGGCGAAGATCGAGGAAAAGGCCGAGGAGCGGATCGACCGCGTGCTGCAGCCGGACGAGCTGCCGCCGGGCGTCATCCAGCTGGTGAAGGTCTATCTGGCGGAGAAGCGCAAGATCTCCGTCGGCGACAAGATGGCCGGCCGCCACGGCAACAAGGGAATCGTGGCGCGCATCGTTCCGGAAGAAGACATGCCGTTCCTTCCGGACGGACGCCCGGTGGACATCGTACTCAATCCGCTCGGCGTGCCGAGCCGGATGAACGTGGGTCAGATCCTGGAGACGCACCTGGGCTGGGCCGCGAAGATTTGCGGCTTCTACGCCAAGACGCCTGTCTTCCAGGGGACCACGGAGCGCGAGATCGGCATACTGCTCAAGCTCGCGGGGGTCACGTGGGCGCGCGACGCGCTGCAGCTCGAGACGCCGGCGCCGGTCGTGACGGACGTGGAGGTCCGCGCGATTCTCGCCGACGTGCGGGTGGACGTGGACGTCGGGCACGGGTCGCGGGCCGGCCTCATGGTCGAGGCCACGCTCAACGACCTGGCCAAGCGCGGCGTCTCCACGACTACGCGCGACGTGTACAAGCGGATCCGCGATTTCCTCGCGGGAGCCGCCCGCGAGCTCGCGGCGCGCGACTTCAACGAGCTGGACAACCAGATCACGTATCACACGGCCGCGGCGGACGACGAGGATCTGTCGGACGCGCTCAAGGGGCAGTTCAAGCCCGCGCTGAAGCATATCGAGAGGGACCGCTCGGTGGACGAGACGGAGCTGCTCGCGCGGCAGGAGCTGCCCGCGCTCGGCGCGATGTTCGGGGCGAAGGGAGACGTGGACGTGAACGCGGCCACGCTCGAGCTGCTGCGGCTGGCCGGCCTCACGCCGGGCGGCAAGGTCTGGCTGCGCGACGGCCGGAGCGGAGAGACGTTCTCCAGCCCCGTCACCGTCGGCGAGATCTACATCCTCAAGCTGTCGCACCTCGTGGACGACAAGATCCACGCGCGCAGCATCGGACCGTACTCGCTCGTCACGCAGCAGCCGCTCGCCGGCAAGGCGCAGTTCGGCGGCCAACGTTTCGGAGAGATGGAGGTGTGGGCGCTCGAGGCGTACGGCGCGGCGCACACGCTGCAGGAGATACTCACGGTCAAGTCGGACGACGTGAACGGGAGAAGCCGCGTGTACGAGGCGATCGTGAAGGGACAGAACCTTCCGGAGCCGGGCACGCCGGAGTCGTTCAACGTGCTCGTGCAGGAGCTGAAGGCGCTGGGAATTCACGTGCGGATGGACACGCACGTGAATAACGGCCGGGGATTCGGGAACGCCTCCGGTAACGGGAGTGAGGGCTAA